One genomic segment of Paenibacillus durus includes these proteins:
- a CDS encoding cold shock domain-containing protein — protein MIEGYIKWYNFIKKYGFIKVDSDEDDLFFHMSEFQDRSISIKEGQRVLFEKVLEDRGIAAKNIRHLAEETNKNLDELDDNSDSEVIITPGKNAFLNIKHFTDEEKKIINGLSRFFYVTNGGGTIYLGVTSEYRYFLIKPINKYQEMFNLNREIIVIFSPYPVFQPRTLDAIDIAFKKHTRLRIDRICSVVVSKDTSIETKLYEILSKDTEMQIIIPFSYSELTNDFSEGFIINRIKKHFYERDLFEFEAPIKKQLYFFGRTDVVHSLLNRHLSGEHSGVFGLRKTGKTSILYGVDRALKRENGKSIWIDFQHHHFKRWNRLLYAIISTIISDHNIDLIRSEDDYSEEKAPGLFESDMLYCYKSTGKILIFFDEIEHITFSISISDHWKEGRDYIKFWQVIRSCSQKYPELFTYIIAGTNPKCIETTRVAGVDNPIYSQFDPESYIKAFDTKSTKEMVNKLGGYMGLEFDDIVCAALTQDYGGHPFLIRHVCKTVNQLIKENHTLSKPLRVNKTIYDQSKKVFEEKYAERYYEMILEVLKEFYYDEYQVLVYLALGDFENFSKYAQRSNNYTNHLLGYGIIEKTGEYYGFKIESLKEYIIKSNQYQKLNMNTEEKRKEIDERRGRIEPKLRQIIYNQLRFTYGEATAKNKVLNNYNYDQAKKAKYSVYQYKELFDPKKVVTTLSDLKNIILNNWDPGFKGVFDTDKNKLKNRMEAIIEVRNYSSHSADISESEMLSFRGAMSWIEELVESYFGI, from the coding sequence ATGATTGAGGGATATATTAAATGGTATAACTTTATCAAAAAATATGGATTTATAAAGGTGGATAGTGATGAGGATGATTTATTTTTCCATATGTCAGAATTTCAAGATAGATCTATATCGATTAAAGAAGGACAAAGAGTATTATTTGAGAAAGTATTAGAAGATCGAGGAATTGCTGCAAAAAATATTCGGCATTTGGCCGAAGAAACGAATAAGAATCTGGATGAATTAGATGATAATTCTGACTCAGAAGTAATTATCACACCCGGTAAAAATGCTTTCTTAAATATAAAACACTTTACTGATGAGGAAAAAAAGATAATTAATGGATTAAGTAGATTTTTTTATGTTACAAATGGTGGAGGAACGATATATTTAGGAGTCACTAGCGAGTACCGGTACTTTCTTATAAAGCCAATTAATAAATATCAAGAAATGTTTAATTTGAATCGTGAAATTATAGTTATATTTAGTCCTTATCCTGTCTTCCAACCGAGAACATTAGACGCCATAGATATTGCATTTAAAAAACATACGCGTCTCCGAATTGATAGAATATGTAGTGTTGTGGTAAGTAAGGATACGAGCATTGAAACAAAACTGTATGAGATCTTGAGTAAAGATACAGAAATGCAAATTATTATTCCTTTCTCATATTCTGAACTAACCAATGATTTTAGCGAAGGGTTTATCATTAACAGAATCAAAAAACACTTTTATGAACGTGATCTTTTTGAATTTGAGGCTCCAATAAAAAAACAATTATATTTCTTTGGTAGAACAGATGTTGTACATTCATTATTGAATAGACATCTTTCAGGTGAACACTCGGGTGTATTTGGGTTAAGAAAAACGGGGAAAACTTCTATTTTATATGGAGTTGATAGAGCTTTAAAAAGAGAAAACGGTAAATCAATTTGGATTGATTTTCAGCATCATCACTTTAAACGATGGAATCGTTTATTGTACGCCATCATTTCTACAATAATTAGTGATCACAATATAGATCTAATTCGAAGTGAAGATGACTATAGTGAAGAAAAAGCACCTGGTTTATTTGAGTCTGATATGCTGTATTGTTATAAGTCAACGGGGAAGATATTGATTTTTTTTGATGAAATTGAACACATAACTTTCAGCATCTCTATATCTGATCATTGGAAAGAAGGACGAGACTATATAAAATTCTGGCAAGTTATTAGATCTTGTTCTCAAAAATATCCAGAGCTTTTTACTTACATTATTGCAGGCACAAACCCTAAATGTATAGAAACAACAAGAGTTGCTGGTGTAGATAATCCTATCTATAGCCAATTTGATCCTGAGAGTTACATTAAAGCTTTTGATACTAAAAGTACAAAAGAAATGGTTAATAAGTTAGGCGGATACATGGGTCTTGAGTTCGATGATATTGTTTGCGCGGCACTAACTCAGGATTATGGCGGACATCCATTTCTTATAAGACATGTATGTAAGACAGTTAATCAACTAATAAAAGAAAACCATACACTATCGAAGCCATTAAGGGTAAACAAAACAATTTACGACCAATCTAAAAAGGTATTTGAAGAGAAGTATGCTGAACGATACTATGAAATGATATTAGAAGTATTAAAGGAATTTTATTACGATGAGTATCAAGTATTAGTATATCTAGCTTTGGGTGATTTCGAGAATTTCTCTAAATACGCCCAGCGATCAAATAACTACACTAATCATCTACTTGGTTATGGGATTATTGAGAAAACAGGAGAGTATTATGGTTTCAAAATCGAATCTCTAAAAGAGTACATAATTAAAAGTAACCAATATCAGAAGTTAAATATGAATACCGAAGAAAAGAGAAAAGAAATTGATGAACGGCGCGGAAGAATCGAACCTAAACTAAGACAAATAATATACAATCAGCTTCGTTTTACCTACGGAGAAGCAACAGCTAAAAACAAAGTTCTAAATAACTATAATTATGATCAAGCTAAAAAGGCAAAGTATTCAGTTTATCAATACAAGGAACTATTTGATCCTAAAAAAGTTGTTACTACATTATCAGATTTAAAAAATATTATACTAAATAATTGGGATCCCGGTTTTAAAGGTGTATTTGATACGGACAAAAACAAGTTAAAAAATAGAATGGAAGCAATAATAGAGGTGAGGAACTATTCCTCGCATTCAGCAGATATTTCAGAATCGGAAATGCTAAGTTTTCGAGGGGCAATGTCTTGGATTGAGGAATTAGTTGAGAGTTATTTCGGTATTTGA